The proteins below are encoded in one region of Parvicella tangerina:
- a CDS encoding glycosyltransferase: MSTLKNKVVCHVTSVHPWDDIRIFKKEAISVAKHAKKVYLVATNAPDDCINNVHVVSVDFPKNYSRLIRIIFLKKKVIKKALELNADIYHLHDPELLSGVGTFRKKGKEVIYDSHEDVPKTILSKKWIKPGFLRKWIASVYNSYEKRIGRKCSGIISVLPEITNQFDNKNTETIYNYPFSSEPIVKKENDLFSIIYVGGLTRIRGIKEVCAAMNQLSPEYQLTLVGKWESEEFRNECLSLVTNREKIQETGFVSHEKCQELIQESNLGIATLYKEPNYLNSLPIKAFEYATHEVPVLMSNIPYWETEFGSFAAFVDPKNSTDIANQIIAIKNDYHRYLANVKLYRQNELSNKNWDIEEKKLISFYENILNK, translated from the coding sequence TTGTCTACGCTCAAAAATAAGGTAGTTTGTCATGTTACTTCTGTTCACCCATGGGACGATATTCGTATCTTTAAGAAAGAAGCTATATCTGTAGCAAAACATGCAAAAAAGGTCTATTTGGTTGCGACAAATGCGCCAGATGATTGTATTAATAATGTTCATGTTGTTAGTGTTGATTTCCCGAAAAACTACAGTCGTCTAATACGCATAATATTTCTCAAAAAAAAGGTCATTAAGAAAGCTTTAGAACTGAATGCAGACATCTATCATCTGCACGATCCTGAGCTTCTATCTGGAGTGGGCACCTTCAGAAAAAAAGGAAAAGAGGTTATTTATGATTCTCACGAGGATGTGCCGAAAACCATTCTCTCAAAAAAATGGATTAAGCCGGGCTTCTTAAGAAAATGGATTGCTTCCGTTTACAACTCCTATGAAAAAAGAATTGGCAGAAAATGCTCTGGAATCATTTCTGTCTTACCCGAGATCACCAATCAATTCGATAATAAAAACACGGAAACGATTTACAATTATCCTTTTTCTTCTGAACCTATCGTTAAAAAAGAAAACGACCTGTTTTCAATCATTTACGTTGGCGGACTGACCAGGATCAGAGGCATAAAAGAAGTTTGTGCTGCGATGAATCAACTATCACCAGAATATCAGCTAACCCTAGTTGGCAAATGGGAATCTGAAGAATTTCGTAATGAATGTCTTTCCCTAGTTACTAACAGGGAAAAAATTCAAGAAACAGGTTTTGTCAGCCATGAAAAGTGCCAAGAGCTTATACAGGAGTCTAATCTAGGAATTGCCACACTATACAAAGAACCAAACTATCTCAACTCCTTGCCTATAAAAGCGTTTGAGTATGCCACTCATGAAGTTCCTGTATTAATGTCGAACATCCCGTATTGGGAAACAGAATTTGGTTCATTCGCGGCATTTGTTGACCCGAAAAATTCAACAGATATCGCTAATCAGATTATTGCGATCAAAAATGATTACCACCGTTACTTAGCAAACGTGAAGTTGTACAGACAAAATGAGCTATCAAATAAAAATTGGGATATCGAGGAAAAAAAGTTGATTTCATTTTATGAAAACATTCTCAACAAATAG
- a CDS encoding ABC transporter ATP-binding protein, which produces MSLIINASNLGIKFKTGKSGYKKFSRTLKDVIAQGNTVRSTQDSGDFWALRNISFTVNKGDILGVVGSNGSGKSTLLRTIAGVYSLDEGKLDVYGSISPLLSLGTGFKKNLSGYDNIFLNGVIMGFSKKEIEQHVNEIISFSELGKFIFEPVKNYSSGMRARLGFSIAVFLKRDIMLIDEVLGVGDRKFREKSQEKMLEIMNSGQTIIIVSHDLESVKKFANKCIWINKGQLMYEGNTEEVIQKYINS; this is translated from the coding sequence ATGAGTCTTATTATTAATGCTTCTAATCTGGGTATAAAATTTAAAACTGGCAAGTCTGGCTATAAAAAGTTCAGTCGCACCTTAAAAGATGTGATTGCGCAGGGAAATACAGTGAGATCAACGCAAGATTCTGGTGATTTCTGGGCATTAAGAAATATTAGTTTCACTGTAAATAAAGGTGATATTCTAGGCGTAGTTGGCTCTAATGGATCAGGCAAAAGCACCCTTTTAAGAACCATTGCTGGCGTATACAGTCTAGACGAAGGAAAGCTTGATGTTTACGGATCTATATCCCCATTACTATCGCTGGGAACAGGGTTTAAAAAGAATCTTTCTGGATATGACAATATTTTTCTTAATGGTGTGATCATGGGGTTCTCTAAAAAGGAGATTGAACAGCATGTAAATGAGATCATCTCTTTTTCCGAATTAGGAAAATTTATCTTTGAACCAGTAAAAAACTATTCTTCTGGGATGCGAGCTAGACTCGGTTTTTCAATCGCTGTATTCCTTAAGCGAGATATCATGCTCATAGATGAAGTGCTTGGTGTTGGCGACCGAAAATTCAGGGAGAAGAGTCAGGAAAAAATGCTGGAAATCATGAATAGTGGCCAAACAATTATTATTGTAAGTCATGATCTTGAGTCTGTAAAAAAGTTTGCCAACAAATGTATTTGGATTAATAAGGGCCAACTAATGTATGAGGGCAATACTGAAGAGGTTATTCAGAAATACATAAACTCTTAA
- a CDS encoding ABC transporter permease produces the protein MISEINSLIKKRDLVKYFASSELKSLYKNKMLGIGWAVLDPFFVMLVYVVLVSVIFQRGGPLFPVLLFSALLPWRWFTYSVNSSVKAFISNAQLIQTVRFPLSIFSLNAVIIGGVNYIMGLIVLFVMLGFYDVHFSPVMLWIIPLILIQFIFVFGVSMIVSVVGVFFPDLQNILNFVLRIGFYLSPALYVIADLPEQYQEAFVALNPFASLFENCKNILVNGVGPDLSILIYLAYGILFFTLGLLIIQKFGNRISKAL, from the coding sequence ATGATATCAGAAATTAATAGTCTCATAAAGAAAAGAGATCTAGTCAAGTACTTTGCCTCTTCAGAATTGAAGAGTCTATACAAGAACAAGATGTTAGGTATTGGTTGGGCTGTTCTTGATCCTTTCTTTGTCATGCTGGTCTATGTCGTTTTGGTTTCCGTTATTTTTCAAAGAGGAGGTCCGTTATTTCCTGTTTTGTTATTTTCTGCGCTTCTACCTTGGCGATGGTTTACATACAGTGTAAATAGTTCGGTAAAAGCATTCATTTCAAACGCTCAGCTCATTCAAACCGTGCGCTTTCCTCTTTCCATCTTTTCGCTTAATGCAGTAATAATTGGTGGTGTTAATTATATCATGGGACTGATCGTACTTTTTGTAATGCTTGGATTTTATGACGTTCATTTCTCCCCTGTAATGCTATGGATTATACCTCTTATCTTAATTCAATTCATTTTTGTCTTCGGAGTTTCAATGATTGTTTCCGTTGTTGGTGTGTTTTTTCCAGATCTCCAAAACATATTGAATTTTGTCCTTAGAATTGGGTTTTACTTATCTCCTGCATTGTATGTCATAGCTGACCTTCCAGAACAATATCAAGAGGCTTTTGTCGCTCTTAATCCATTCGCTTCTTTATTTGAAAACTGTAAGAACATTTTAGTGAATGGAGTTGGGCCAGATCTCTCAATTTTGATCTACCTTGCATACGGGATCCTCTTTTTTACCTTGGGGTTATTAATCATTCAAAAATTTGGAAATAGAATTTCAAAAGCGCTATGA